In the [Clostridium] colinum genome, one interval contains:
- the ruvX gene encoding Holliday junction resolvase RuvX — protein sequence MRILGLDFGQKTIGVAISDPFGWTAQGIEIIRRDKEEAINKSIERIGQIIKEYNVEKIVLGYPKNMNNTVGERGEKTEAFKKKLEKTFNNIEVILWDERLSTVGAERSLLEADLSRKKRKNVIDKMAAVFILQGYLDCNSK from the coding sequence TTGAGAATATTAGGATTAGATTTTGGACAAAAAACTATTGGCGTTGCTATAAGCGACCCTTTTGGTTGGACTGCTCAAGGTATTGAAATTATACGCCGTGATAAAGAAGAAGCTATTAACAAAAGTATTGAAAGAATCGGACAAATTATTAAAGAATATAATGTTGAAAAAATAGTTTTAGGCTATCCTAAAAATATGAACAATACTGTTGGTGAACGCGGTGAAAAAACTGAAGCATTTAAAAAAAAGCTAGAAAAGACTTTTAATAATATTGAAGTTATACTTTGGGATGAAAGGCTTAGCACTGTTGGTGCTGAAAGAAGTCTTTTAGAGGCCGATTTAAGCCGTAAAAAAAGAAAAAATGTTATTGATAAAATGGCCGCTGTATTCATATTACAAGGTTATTTAGATTGTAATAGTAAATAA
- a CDS encoding IreB family regulatory phosphoprotein, whose product MVEKDLSLTQKFDAYQQNEKSKVDFMVTDVKNAMLEKGYNPVNQIVGYILSGDPTYITSHKGARSIITKIERNELLEEIVKSYLNSL is encoded by the coding sequence ATGGTAGAAAAAGATTTATCATTAACTCAAAAATTTGATGCTTACCAACAAAACGAAAAGTCTAAAGTAGATTTTATGGTTACAGATGTAAAAAACGCAATGCTAGAAAAAGGATATAACCCTGTTAATCAAATAGTAGGTTATATTTTATCTGGTGACCCTACCTATATAACTAGTCATAAAGGTGCTAGAAGTATTATCACTAAAATAGAACGAAATGAGCTTTTAGAAGAAATTGTTAAAAGCTACTTAAATAGTTTATAG